From Oscillospiraceae bacterium CM, a single genomic window includes:
- the nadC gene encoding carboxylating nicotinate-nucleotide diphosphorylase: MTGYLDDIGLDTLISASLLEDIGTGDVTTLSCVPAEAASKAVFIAKESGVFCGMTVLQRVFQLLDTRVDVTPLFQDGDHVDKGAIIAEIQGPSRSILTGERTALNFIQHLSGIATRTSEAVLHLQGTAAAIVDTRKTTPGLRVLEKYAVSCGGGRNHRFGLSDGVLIKDNHIVAAGGIRAAVEAARKNAPHTLKIEVETETLSQIAEALDARADIIMLDNMTLEAMAEAVRFIDKRALTEASGNMGDRDLKAVAETGVDFISVGALTHSVRALDISLKFR; encoded by the coding sequence ACCCTTATTTCTGCATCCCTTTTGGAGGACATCGGCACCGGCGACGTGACAACGCTCTCCTGTGTTCCGGCAGAAGCCGCTTCAAAAGCTGTGTTTATCGCCAAGGAATCTGGCGTTTTCTGCGGCATGACCGTCCTACAGCGTGTTTTTCAGCTGCTTGACACCCGCGTTGACGTGACACCGCTCTTTCAGGACGGCGACCACGTCGATAAGGGCGCGATCATCGCCGAAATTCAGGGCCCGTCCCGCAGCATTTTAACCGGCGAGCGAACGGCTTTAAATTTCATTCAGCATCTATCCGGCATCGCCACACGGACGAGTGAGGCCGTCCTGCACCTTCAAGGGACAGCCGCCGCGATTGTTGACACGCGCAAAACGACGCCCGGCCTGCGCGTGCTTGAAAAATACGCCGTATCCTGCGGCGGCGGCAGAAACCACCGCTTTGGCCTGTCGGACGGCGTTTTGATTAAAGACAATCATATCGTCGCCGCCGGTGGTATCCGGGCAGCCGTTGAGGCGGCACGGAAAAACGCGCCGCATACGTTAAAGATCGAGGTGGAGACGGAAACGCTTTCGCAAATCGCCGAGGCGCTTGATGCGCGCGCCGATATCATCATGCTTGACAACATGACGCTTGAGGCAATGGCCGAAGCCGTTCGCTTTATCGACAAGCGGGCGCTGACGGAAGCCTCCGGCAATATGGGCGACCGTGATTTAAAGGCTGTCGCCGAGACAGGCGTTGACTTTATTTCCGTCGGTGCGCTCACCCACTCTGTTCGAGCGCTCGATATCAGTTTAAAATTTCGTTGA